The Camelina sativa cultivar DH55 chromosome 14, Cs, whole genome shotgun sequence genome includes a window with the following:
- the LOC104739829 gene encoding glucan endo-1,3-beta-glucosidase 1-like isoform X1 yields MAVSNMVPTVPVLFFFFFFFYTLLLISGAASSSSLSHNVKVQEQDKDPFVGFNIGTDVTNLLSPTQLVKFLQTQKVNHVRLYDADPELLKALAKTKIRVIISVPNNQLLAIGSSNSTAASWIGRNVVAYYPETLITAISVGDEVLTTVPSSAPLLLPAIESLYNALVASNLHTQIKVSTPHAASIMLDTFPPSQAYFNQTWHSIMLPLLQFLSKTGSPLMMNLYPYYVYMQNKGVVPLDNCLFEPLTPTKEMVDPNTLLHYTNVLDAMVDSAYVSMKNLNVTDVVVLVTESGWPSRGDSKEPYATIDNADTYNSNLIKHIFDRSGTPLHPEMTPSVYIYELFNEDLRSPPISEASWGLFYGNSTPVYLLHVSGSGTFLANDTTNQTYCIAMDGVDAKTLQAALDWSCGPGRANCSEIQPGESCYQPNNVKGHASFAFNSYYQKEGRASGSCDFKGVAMITTTDPSHGSCIFPGSKKVGNRTQTVVNSTQVAAGEATSRSLSSGFYVSIMILVTSSMLLPFW; encoded by the exons ATGGCTGTCTCTAACATGGTTCCCACTGTTcctgttctcttcttcttcttcttcttcttctacactcttcttttgatttctg GTGCAGCGAGTTCGTCGTCTTTATCTCACAATGTTAAGGTTCAGGAACAAGACAAAGATCCCTTTGTTGGTTTCAACATCGGCACAGATGTCACTAATCTCCTCTCACCGACGCAACTGGTCAAATTCCTCCAAACTCAGAAAGTAAACCACGTCAGATTATACGACGCTGATCCAGAATTGCTCAAAGCATTGGCTAAAACCAAGATACGGGTTATAATCAGTGTACCGAACAATCAGCTTCTCGCAATTGGATCTTCCAACAGTACAGCTGCGTCTTGGATTGGTCGTAATGTGGTTGCTTATTACCCTGAGACGTTAATCACAGCTATCTCTGTTGGAGATGAGGTTTTAACTACTGTGCCTTCTTCAGCTCCTTTGCTTTTACCTGCGATTGAGTCTTTGTACAATGCTCTCGTTGCTTCTAATCTCCACACTCAAATCAAGGTCTCTACGCCTCACGCAGCTTCCATCATGCTTGACACTTTCCCGCCTTCTCAAGCTTACTTTAACCAGACTTGGCATTCCATTATGCTTCCGTTGCTTCAGTTCTTGTCCAAAACTGGTTCTCCTTTGATGATGAATCTGTATCCTTACTATGTCTATATGCAGAACAAAGGCGTGGTTCCTCTCGATAACTGTTTGTTCGAGCCCTTGACGCCGACTAAAGAAATG GTTGATCCAAACACTTTGTTGCATTACACTAATGTGCTTGATGCTATGGTGGATTCTGCTTATGTCTCGATGAAAAACTTGAATGTGACTGATGTGGTTGTGCTTGTGACCGAGAGTGGTTGGCCTTCGAGAGGTGATTCGAAAGAGCCATATGCTACTATCGATAATGCTGATACGTATAACTCCAATTTGATCAAGCATATATTTGATAGATCTGGTACTCCTTTGCATCCTGAGATGACCCCAAGTGTCTACATTTATGAGCTGTTTAACGAGGATTTGAGGTCTCCTCCTATTAGTGAAGCTAGCTGGGGATTATTCTACGGGAACTCTACGCCTGTTTATTTGCTTCATGTATCTGGAAGTGGAACATTCTTAGCAAATGATACAACAAACCAGACTTACTGCATTGCTATGGATGGTGTGGATGCAAAGACTCTTCAAGCTGCATTGGATTGGTCTTGTGGACCTGGGAGAGCTAATTGTAGTGAGATTCAACCTGGCGAGAGTTGTTATCAGCCGAATAACGTGAAGGGGCATGCTTCGTTTGCTTTTAATAGTTATTACCAGAAGGAAGGAAGAGCTTCTGGTTCATGTGACTTCAAAGGTGTGGCAATGATCACTACTACAGACCCAA GTCATGGAAGCTGCATTTTCCCGGGAAG CAAGAAGGTCGGAAATAGGACACAGACAGTGGTGAATTCAACTCAAGTCGCCGCGGGTGAAGCCACCTCAAGGAGTCTCTCAAGTGGCTTCTACGTCAGTATCATGATTCTTGTAACATCTTCTATGTTGCTACCATTTTGGTGA
- the LOC104739827 gene encoding arogenate dehydratase/prephenate dehydratase 1, chloroplastic, which produces MTLPFFLTKSICPIETSVDLNSSKSLFTLPLLYYFSSEHKNKISSLLLLCGMALRCCCFPIWVCPQTTHHRSPLVGYSEFEAKRRRFCFWVCSSSSASQRAVVTAIEGEVPYGRELKKSSSDEMGLTRETESVTFHRDLSMLPKPLTANSLYSSASDDSKVRISFQGIPGAYSETAALKAYPNCETVPCEQFEAAFQAVELWLVDKAVLPIENSIGGSIHRNYDLLLRHRLHIVQEVQLPVNHCLLGVPGVKIEEIKCVLSHPQALDQCVNSLNNLGIQRISAKDTATAAQTVSSSDKSDVGAIASVRAANIYGLDILAENIQDDANNVTRFLILAREPMIPRTDRPYKTSIVFSLEEGPGVLFKALAVFALRSINLSKIESRPQRRRPLRVVDGSNNGSAKYFDYLFYIDFEASMAETRAQHALGHLQEFASFIRILGCYPMDLVR; this is translated from the exons ATGACTCTCCCATTCTTTCTTACCAAATCCATTTGCCCCATTGAGACTTCTGTTGACCTAAATTCCTCTAAATCTCTCTTCACATTGCCCCTTCTTTATTATTTCTCCTctgaacacaaaaacaaaatctcttcACTTTTGCTTTTGTGTGGTATGGCTCTGAGGTGTTGTTGTTTTCCCATTTGGGTTTGTCCTCAAACGACTCATCATCGTTCTCCTCTTGTGGGTTACTCCGAATTCGAAGCTAAACGCCGTCGTTTCTGCTTCTGGGTttgctcttcttcctcagcttctcaGAGAGCTGTCGTCACTGCCATTGAAGGCGAGGTTCCTTATGGGCGTGAGCTGAAAAAGTCATCCTCTGATGAAATGGGTCTGACTCGGGAGACTGAATCTGTTACTTTTCATAGAGACTTGAGTATGCTTCCTA AACCACTAACTGCCAACAGTCTTTACTCTTCTGCCAGTGATGATTCAAAAGTGCGAATTTCATTTCAG GGCATACCAGGTGCATATAGTGAGACAGCAGCATTAAAAGCATATCCAAATTGTGAAACCGTGCCATGTGAACAGTTTGAAGCTGCGTTCCAG GCTGTTGAGCTGTGGTTGGTGGATAAAGCAGTATTACCGATCGAGAATTCGATAGGTGGTAGTATCCACCGTAATTATGATTTGCTTCTTCGTCATAGGCTTCACATTGTCCAAGAAGTCCAATTGCCTGTGAATCATTGTCTCTTAGGAGTGCCTGGTGTTAAAATAGAAGAGATTAAATGTGTTCTAAGCCATCCTCAG GCACTTGATCAATGTGTGAATTCACTTAACAATTTAGGCATACAGAGAATTTCTGCAAAAGACACTGCCACTGCTGCTCAG ACTGTTTCTTCAAGCGATAAGAGCGATGTAGGAGCAATCGCGAGTGTACGGGCTGCAAATATATATGGCCTAGATATTCTTGCCGAGAATATACAA GATGATGCTAACAATGTGACCCGCTTTCTTATACTTGCGAGAGAGCCTATGATTCCAAGAACAGATCGACCATATAAG ACAAGTATCGTGTTCTCGTTAGAAGAAGGTCCTGGTGTGCTGTTCAAGGCCTTGGCTGTTTTTGCTTTAAGAAGCATCAATTTATCGAAG ATAGAAAGTCGTCCGCAGAGAAGAAGACCGTTAAGAGTAGTTGATGGTTCTAACAATGGAAGCGCTAA GTACTTTGATTACTTATTCTACATTGATTTTGAAGCTTCCATGGCTGAAACACGTGCTCAGCACGCTCTTGGCCATCTACAG GAATTCGCAAGTTTCATCCGTATCCTCGGGTGTTATCCAATGGACCTAGTCAGATAA
- the LOC104739829 gene encoding glucan endo-1,3-beta-glucosidase 1-like isoform X3, producing MAVSNMPSTVPVLFFFFSALLLISGAASSSSLSHNVKVQEQDKDPFVGFNIGTDVTNLLSPTQLVKFLQTQKVNHVRLYDADPELLKALAKTKIRVIISVPNNQLLAIGSSNSTAASWIGRNVVAYYPETLITAISVGDEVLTTVPSSAPLLLPAIESLYNALVASNLHTQIKVSTPHAASIMLDTFPPSQAYFNQTWHSIMLPLLQFLSKTGSPLMMNLYPYYVYMQNKGVVPLDNCLFEPLTPTKEMVDPNTLLHYTNVLDAMVDSAYVSMKNLNVTDVVVLVTESGWPSRGDSKEPYATIDNADTYNSNLIKHIFDRSGTPLHPEMTPSVYIYELFNEDLRSPPISEASWGLFYGNSTPVYLLHVSGSGTFLANDTTNQTYCIAMDGVDAKTLQAALDWSCGPGRANCSEIQPGESCYQPNNVKGHASFAFNSYYQKEGRASGSCDFKGVAMITTTDPSHGSCIFPGSKKVGNRTQTVVNSTQVAAGEATSRSLSSGFYVSIMILVTSSMLLPFW from the exons ATGGCTGTCTCTAACATGCCTTCCACCGTTcctgttctcttcttcttcttctccgctcttcttttgatttctg GTGCAGCGAGTTCGTCGTCTTTATCTCACAATGTTAAGGTTCAGGAACAAGACAAAGATCCCTTTGTTGGTTTCAACATCGGCACAGATGTCACTAATCTCCTCTCACCGACGCAACTGGTCAAATTCCTCCAAACTCAGAAAGTAAACCACGTCAGATTATACGACGCTGATCCAGAATTGCTCAAAGCATTGGCTAAAACCAAGATACGGGTTATAATCAGTGTACCGAACAATCAGCTTCTCGCAATTGGATCTTCCAACAGTACAGCTGCGTCTTGGATTGGTCGTAATGTGGTTGCTTATTACCCTGAGACGTTAATCACAGCTATCTCTGTTGGAGATGAGGTTTTAACTACTGTGCCTTCTTCAGCTCCTTTGCTTTTACCTGCGATTGAGTCTTTGTACAATGCTCTCGTTGCTTCTAATCTCCACACTCAAATCAAGGTCTCTACGCCTCACGCAGCTTCCATCATGCTTGACACTTTCCCGCCTTCTCAAGCTTACTTTAACCAGACTTGGCATTCCATTATGCTTCCGTTGCTTCAGTTCTTGTCCAAAACTGGTTCTCCTTTGATGATGAATCTGTATCCTTACTATGTCTATATGCAGAACAAAGGCGTGGTTCCTCTCGATAACTGTTTGTTCGAGCCCTTGACGCCGACTAAAGAAATG GTTGATCCAAACACTTTGTTGCATTACACTAATGTGCTTGATGCTATGGTGGATTCTGCTTATGTCTCGATGAAAAACTTGAATGTGACTGATGTGGTTGTGCTTGTGACCGAGAGTGGTTGGCCTTCGAGAGGTGATTCGAAAGAGCCATATGCTACTATCGATAATGCTGATACGTATAACTCCAATTTGATCAAGCATATATTTGATAGATCTGGTACTCCTTTGCATCCTGAGATGACCCCAAGTGTCTACATTTATGAGCTGTTTAACGAGGATTTGAGGTCTCCTCCTATTAGTGAAGCTAGCTGGGGATTATTCTACGGGAACTCTACGCCTGTTTATTTGCTTCATGTATCTGGAAGTGGAACATTCTTAGCAAATGATACAACAAACCAGACTTACTGCATTGCTATGGATGGTGTGGATGCAAAGACTCTTCAAGCTGCATTGGATTGGTCTTGTGGACCTGGGAGAGCTAATTGTAGTGAGATTCAACCTGGCGAGAGTTGTTATCAGCCGAATAACGTGAAGGGGCATGCTTCGTTTGCTTTTAATAGTTATTACCAGAAGGAAGGAAGAGCTTCTGGTTCATGTGACTTCAAAGGTGTGGCAATGATCACTACTACAGACCCAA GTCATGGAAGCTGCATTTTCCCGGGAAG CAAGAAGGTCGGAAATAGGACACAGACAGTGGTGAATTCAACTCAAGTCGCCGCGGGTGAAGCCACCTCAAGGAGTCTCTCAAGTGGCTTCTACGTCAGTATCATGATTCTTGTAACATCTTCTATGTTGCTACCATTTTGGTGA
- the LOC104739829 gene encoding glucan endo-1,3-beta-glucosidase 1-like isoform X2 → MAVSNMVPTVPVLFFFFFFFYTLLLISASSSSLSHNVKVQEQDKDPFVGFNIGTDVTNLLSPTQLVKFLQTQKVNHVRLYDADPELLKALAKTKIRVIISVPNNQLLAIGSSNSTAASWIGRNVVAYYPETLITAISVGDEVLTTVPSSAPLLLPAIESLYNALVASNLHTQIKVSTPHAASIMLDTFPPSQAYFNQTWHSIMLPLLQFLSKTGSPLMMNLYPYYVYMQNKGVVPLDNCLFEPLTPTKEMVDPNTLLHYTNVLDAMVDSAYVSMKNLNVTDVVVLVTESGWPSRGDSKEPYATIDNADTYNSNLIKHIFDRSGTPLHPEMTPSVYIYELFNEDLRSPPISEASWGLFYGNSTPVYLLHVSGSGTFLANDTTNQTYCIAMDGVDAKTLQAALDWSCGPGRANCSEIQPGESCYQPNNVKGHASFAFNSYYQKEGRASGSCDFKGVAMITTTDPSHGSCIFPGSKKVGNRTQTVVNSTQVAAGEATSRSLSSGFYVSIMILVTSSMLLPFW, encoded by the exons ATGGCTGTCTCTAACATGGTTCCCACTGTTcctgttctcttcttcttcttcttcttcttctacactcttcttttgatttctg CGAGTTCGTCGTCTTTATCTCACAATGTTAAGGTTCAGGAACAAGACAAAGATCCCTTTGTTGGTTTCAACATCGGCACAGATGTCACTAATCTCCTCTCACCGACGCAACTGGTCAAATTCCTCCAAACTCAGAAAGTAAACCACGTCAGATTATACGACGCTGATCCAGAATTGCTCAAAGCATTGGCTAAAACCAAGATACGGGTTATAATCAGTGTACCGAACAATCAGCTTCTCGCAATTGGATCTTCCAACAGTACAGCTGCGTCTTGGATTGGTCGTAATGTGGTTGCTTATTACCCTGAGACGTTAATCACAGCTATCTCTGTTGGAGATGAGGTTTTAACTACTGTGCCTTCTTCAGCTCCTTTGCTTTTACCTGCGATTGAGTCTTTGTACAATGCTCTCGTTGCTTCTAATCTCCACACTCAAATCAAGGTCTCTACGCCTCACGCAGCTTCCATCATGCTTGACACTTTCCCGCCTTCTCAAGCTTACTTTAACCAGACTTGGCATTCCATTATGCTTCCGTTGCTTCAGTTCTTGTCCAAAACTGGTTCTCCTTTGATGATGAATCTGTATCCTTACTATGTCTATATGCAGAACAAAGGCGTGGTTCCTCTCGATAACTGTTTGTTCGAGCCCTTGACGCCGACTAAAGAAATG GTTGATCCAAACACTTTGTTGCATTACACTAATGTGCTTGATGCTATGGTGGATTCTGCTTATGTCTCGATGAAAAACTTGAATGTGACTGATGTGGTTGTGCTTGTGACCGAGAGTGGTTGGCCTTCGAGAGGTGATTCGAAAGAGCCATATGCTACTATCGATAATGCTGATACGTATAACTCCAATTTGATCAAGCATATATTTGATAGATCTGGTACTCCTTTGCATCCTGAGATGACCCCAAGTGTCTACATTTATGAGCTGTTTAACGAGGATTTGAGGTCTCCTCCTATTAGTGAAGCTAGCTGGGGATTATTCTACGGGAACTCTACGCCTGTTTATTTGCTTCATGTATCTGGAAGTGGAACATTCTTAGCAAATGATACAACAAACCAGACTTACTGCATTGCTATGGATGGTGTGGATGCAAAGACTCTTCAAGCTGCATTGGATTGGTCTTGTGGACCTGGGAGAGCTAATTGTAGTGAGATTCAACCTGGCGAGAGTTGTTATCAGCCGAATAACGTGAAGGGGCATGCTTCGTTTGCTTTTAATAGTTATTACCAGAAGGAAGGAAGAGCTTCTGGTTCATGTGACTTCAAAGGTGTGGCAATGATCACTACTACAGACCCAA GTCATGGAAGCTGCATTTTCCCGGGAAG CAAGAAGGTCGGAAATAGGACACAGACAGTGGTGAATTCAACTCAAGTCGCCGCGGGTGAAGCCACCTCAAGGAGTCTCTCAAGTGGCTTCTACGTCAGTATCATGATTCTTGTAACATCTTCTATGTTGCTACCATTTTGGTGA
- the LOC104739826 gene encoding alpha-ketoglutarate-dependent dioxygenase alkB-like — MYEPANVSDDATAFRRAEKKYKLYYEQHSKFTRKKKLPKPIDLSDLLDFDLILQNFNKTGVLLDGIRVLEAVDSSPVFCIEDRPGFYFIPGALSLEEQCKWIKESLTPFPQPPNITNHNAIYGPIADLFDSAKEDKVLVQEDLPTNNNRWKFYEEEEGIAKAKERSCKTVSASVLLRKLRWSTLGLQFDWSKRNYDVSLPHNDIPDALCQLAKEHAAIAMPAGEEFRPEGAIVNYFGLGDTLGGHLDDMEADWSKPIVSMSLGCKAIFLLGGKSKEDPPHAMYLRSGDVVLMAGDARECYHGIPRIFTDEESAEIGALESELSRESGSYFAEYIKTSRININIRQVF, encoded by the exons ATGTACGAACCGGCGAACGTCTCTGACGACGCTACGGCTTTCCGGCGAGCTgagaaaaaatacaaactttacTATGAACAACATTCTAAATTCACTAGAAA GAAGAAGCTCCCAAAGCCGATTGATTTGTCTGATTTGCTCGATTTCGATTTGATTCTtcaaaatttcaacaaaacTGGTGTTTTGCTTGACGGGATTAGGGTTCTCGAAGCTGTTGATTCTTCCCCAGTCTTCTGCATCGAGGATCGACCCG GTTTTTACTTTATCCCTGGTGCATTGAGTTTGGAGGAGCAATGCAAATGGATCAAAGAGAGCTTGACGCCTTTTCCTCAGCCTCCTAATATAACAAACCACAATGCGATTTATGGTCCTATTGCTGATTTGTTTGATTCAGCTAAAGAAGACAAGGTGTTGGTTCAAGAGGATCTTCCTACCAACAACAACAGATGGAAGttctatgaagaagaagaaggtattgcaaaagcaaaagagagaagttGCAAAACAGTTTCAGCTTCAGTTCTTTTGAGGAAGCTTCGATGGAGCACTCTTGGTCTACAGTTTGATTGGTCCAAG CGTAACTATGATGTTTCTCTCCCTCATAATGACATCCCTGATGCACTTTGTCAACTAGCTAAGGAACATGCCGCCATTGCAATGCCTGCCGGGGAAGAATTTCGTCCAGAGGGTGCCATTGTAAACTATTTTGGTTTAG GTGATACCCTTGGAGGCCACCTTGATGACATGGAAGCTGACTGGAGTAAACCCATAGTTAGCATGAG CCTTGGATGTAAAGCTATTTTCCTCTTAGGCGGGAAATCAAAAGAGGATCCTCCTCATGCTATGTATCTCAGAAGTGGAGATGTTGTACTAATGGCAGGAGATGCCAGGGAGTGCTATCACG GCATACCCCGTATCTTTACCGACGAAGAAAGTGCGGAAATTGGCGCTCTTGAATCAGAACTGTCCCGTGAAAGTGGAAGTTATTTCGCAGAGTACATCAAAACTTCGAGGATCAACATAAACATCAGGCAAGTTTTCTGA
- the LOC104743232 gene encoding uncharacterized protein LOC104743232 has protein sequence KIKNISIFLVVLAFCMIQNMEHVISIKGKQTTLTFRNSLSHNKWLKVRCNSGDKEVREKYMPPNGEDFSFSFHDDVVGHKLIWCTLSKGADYKVHKKFDAYVQDNRKPHGTFYNYVAQDDGIYHSTMLTRIHKMYNWN, from the coding sequence aaaattaaaaatatatcaatctTTCTAGTTGTTTTGGCTTTTTGCATGATTCAGAATATGGAGCATGTCATCTCCATTAAAGGGAAACAGACGACGTTGACATTCAGAAACAGCCTTTCACACAACAAATGGCTCAAGGTTCGCTGCAACTCTGGAGACAAAGAGGTTCGTGAAAAATACATGCCACCTAACGGCGAAGATTTTAGCTTTAGTTTCCACGATGATGTTGTCGGACACAAACTTATCTGGTGCACGTTGTCCAAAGGAGCTGATTATAAGGTACATAAGAAGTTCGATGCCTATGTTCAAGACAATAGAAAGCCTCACGGAACCTTCTATAATTACGTTGCTCAAGACGATGGGATCTATCACAGTACTATGCTAACACGTATCCATAAGATGTACAATTGGAACTAA
- the LOC104739828 gene encoding tyrosyl-DNA phosphodiesterase 2-like: MSKTRFFRILTTLPMSSSSSSTSWSCNKCTFLNSPSQKLNCMICLTPVSLPSSSSPSLAISTNDEAKWACKACTFLNTYKNSICDVCGTRSSASSLLGFDELTDSGLDSSNPDSSVGSVFFPLRRCSNKRKAMDDDVVEVDGGSVVRSESQGVVKKKNKEIETKGEASESGTPLSSLKILSYNVWFREDLELNLRMRAIGQIIQLHSPHLICFQEVTPAIYNIFRKSNWWKGYSCSVSVDVADSGAYYCMLLSKLGVKSFSSKSFRNSIMGRELSIAEVEVPGRKPLVFATSHLESPSPGPPKWDQMFSRERVEQAKEAIEILGAHTNVIFGGDMNWDDKLDGKFPLLDKWVDAWEVLKPGDIGFTYDTKANPMLSGNRALQKRLDRILCRLDDYKLGGIEMVGKEAIPEISHVKEKKVRGDIKKLELPVLPSDHFGLLLTLSPK, from the exons ATGTCAAAAACTCGATTTTTCAGAATTCTCACAACTCTTCCAATGTCGTCATCGTCTTCCTCGACCTCTTGGTCCTGCAACAAATGCACTTTCCTCAATTCTCCATCTCAGAAACTCAATTGCATGATCTGTTTGACTCCCGTATCtctcccttcttcttcgtctccttctcTCGCTATTTCCACGAACGATGAAGCGAAGTGGGCTTGCAAGGCTTGCACTTTCTTGAACACGTACAAGAACTCAATCTGCGATGTCTGTGGAACGCGATCGTCAGCGTCTTCTCTACTGGGCTTTGATGAATTGACTGATTCGGGTCTCGATAGTAGTAACCCTGATTCCTCCGTCGGCTCTGTTTTCTTTCCTCTTCGGCGGTGCAGCAACAAACGTAAGGCTATGGATGATGACGTCGTAGAGGTTGATGGTGGTTCTGTTGTTCGTTCTGAATCGCAGGGtgttgtgaagaagaagaacaaagaaattGAAACGAAAG ggGAAGCTTCTGAATCAGGAACACCTTTGTCTAGTTTAAAGATCTTGAGCTACAATGTTTGGTTCCGTGAAGACCTTGAGTTGAATCTAAGGATGAGAGCTATCGGTCAGATTATTCAGCTTCATTCTCCTCATCTCATATGTTTTCAG GAAGTCACTCCTGCAATCTATAATATTTTCCGCAAGTCCAACTGGTGGAAAGGGTATTCTTGTTCTGTCTCAGTTGATGTGGCTGATTCGGGAGCCTACTACTGCATGCTG TTGAGCAAGCTAGGGGTGAAATCATTCAGCAGCAAAAGCTTTCGGAACTCGATAATGGGAAGAGAACTATCTATTGCAGAAGTTGAAGTTCCAGGGAGAAAGCCACTTGTCTTTGCAACAAGCCATCTCGAGAGTCCGTCTCCAGGTCCTCCAAAATGGGACCAAATGTTCAGTCGAGAACGCGTTGAACAAGCGAAAGAGGCAATCGAGATTCTTGGAGCTCATACCAACGTGATATTCGGGGGAGACATGAACTGGGATGACAAGCTAGATGGTAAATTTCCTTTACTAGACAAATGGGTCGATGCTTGGGAGGTTTTGAAACCAGGTGATATTGGTTTTACATACGACACAAAAGCAAACCCAATGTTGTCTGGCAACCGAGCTTTGCAGAAACGGTTAGACCGGATTTTGTGTCGTCTGGATGATTACAAGCTTGGTGGAATCGAGATGGTTGGGAAAGAGGCGATTCCTGAAATATCACatgtgaaagagaagaaagtgaggGGTGATATCAAGAAGTTAGAGCTCCCGGTGTTGCCTAGCGATCATTTCGGTCTTCTTTTAACCCTTTCCCCAAAATGA